DNA sequence from the Dreissena polymorpha isolate Duluth1 chromosome 3, UMN_Dpol_1.0, whole genome shotgun sequence genome:
CACTTACATATTCTTCCTCTGATGAAATTTCTTCCACATGTTGTTCATCTTTTTTGAGTTGTGCCTTCTTAACGGCTGGGGCCTTACCTTTTCTTGAAGTTTTTTTGTCATGAATGCCTGTCTCTGAAACTCGTACTTGCTTCCTGTGGGCCATTTTCTTCTTAATATTAAAACTCTCAAGAAGGTCTTTGCGAAACTGATTAACCATAACCATCAGGAAAAGTTCAATTATCAGATTATAAACTTGCTTTGTTACACCATGTTCTAGCTGCTTGTCCTTTACACTGTGTTCTATAGTATTGGCAAAGGATttgaaaagtgtattatttgacagaattttttctttgatcttttcaaacatttcactcccatacttgtttaaattttcatcaatcaACAATTCTAAGGTTCTTCGAGTAAGTTCCAGGAAAAAATGGTACAATTCATCTGATATGTTGGTAAGTAATCTTTGTCCGTATTGCTTGCATGCAATGTCTATGAGTGACTCTGGTTCTTTGGTGATGGACTGAATGTACTGTTCTTCTACCTTCAGACTTTCTAACACATTAACCAACTTCAATGAATCATTGTATTTACTAATTGAGGCACTGTCTAAattgtacatattgttttttttcttttgtttattcttGTGCAGGATTTTAGCTATGCAGTAACTGCCAATGTATCTTACTCTTGCATGTGATTCATTTGTCACAGATCTATTTGATATGTGTCGCTGAACAACTGGCAATCgttcaacattgctctgcaacaCATATTTTCGTATTTGATTAgacacattaaaacaaatgtggACATGATCATCTGTGAATCGCGAGTCCTCGAATAAAGTTAAACAGTTCATTCGGAATTCAGCACTAGTTTGATGAGCATGCACATTAGAGTAAAACTCTGTTTGCTGTTTAGCTGTAAAAGGCCGAATTGGTTCAGTGTTTGAAGACTCAATCAGTGCTGAATAAAATGCATACTCCTTTTTGCAGAActgaatgtattttattttgttcatatcatTTATGATCCTATTTACATGATCTTGCATTGCAGTGACTGGATTCTTGAAATATATCTGATCTAGAATTTGATCCAGATTTAAATCATCTGGAAGATTCAAATCA
Encoded proteins:
- the LOC127872545 gene encoding uncharacterized protein LOC127872545, with the protein product MTIHKSQGLTLNRLEVDCHQIFKPGQLGVALGRAKSSEGLRVINFDPTCHVISQPEVVQLFMNQPSILEHEDLSCCRPGLKGNTQEPNPPGIYTLQDMQLIQESIDNVEMNENVTSQEEFDSEFDELILKISSVKDDLNLPDDLNLDQILDQIYFKNPVTAMQDHVNRIINDMNKIKYIQFCKKEYAFYSALIESSNTEPIRPFTAKQQTEFYSNVHAHQTSAEFRMNCLTLFEDSRFTDDHVHICFNVSNQIRKYVLQSNVERLPVVQRHISNRSVTNESHARVRYIGSYCIAKILHKNKQKKKNNMYNLDSASISKYNDSLKLVNVLESLKVEEQYIQSITKEPESLIDIACKQYGQRLLTNISDELAIDRDCVSLDAKVTALNRECRPTLLLRHNIREQHMEVSHVNRRVTQRLLYLWIRLFHLERLIGTGVELTKAQLLEVLM